One part of the Vitis riparia cultivar Riparia Gloire de Montpellier isolate 1030 chromosome 15, EGFV_Vit.rip_1.0, whole genome shotgun sequence genome encodes these proteins:
- the LOC117932501 gene encoding acidic endochitinase-like: MALHSFAVVVVVVALVSCLLAPPAVEASSINISTYWGTDARDGDHLKNACNASLYSIVNIGFVDRFGYHWPPRLNIHQCNASEGKCKYLGPEIEECQKNGVKVLISIGGPGGDYNLPSSGRAKMLAEYLWDAYLGGNKSSVDRPFGDAILDGVDFFIQAGSGLHWDVLAEALRILSNINGTQMELSATPKCKYPDKYLDAAIQTGLFDYAQVRFYDEVDCQYNGSFDPMITAWDEWAVKAKVDKIFAGVPANESDPGYVDPYLLVNGPFLQHIMTSPKFGGVMVWYVYTDLQSGYSRIIKSLNSPIQTAPSGVEVE, from the exons ATGGCTCTCCATAGCTTTGCAGTTGTGGTAGTAGTAGTAGCGCTAGTCTCTTGCCTGCTTGCTCCTCCTGCAGTCGAGGCCTCATCAATCAATATCTCTACTTACTGGGGCACTGATGCAAGAGATGGTGATCACCTGAAAAATGCTTGTAACGCCTCCTTGTATAGTATCGTCAACATCGGTTTCGTAGACAGATTTGGATATCACTGGCCTCCAAGACTCAACATCCACCAATGTAATGCATCAGAAGGTAAGTGCAAGTACCTGGGCCCTGAAATAGAAGAATGCCAAAAAAACGGGGTTAAAGTGCTCATCTCTATTGGAGGCCCGGGTGGAGACTACAACCTGCCTTCTTCAGGTCGTGCTAA GATGCTCGCAGAGTACTTGTGGGACGCCTATCTTGGTGGCAACAAATCGAGTGTTGATCGTCCGTTTGGGGATGCAATTCTGGATGGAGTTGACTTCTTCATTCAGGCAGGCAGTGGCCTGCATTGGGATGTGCTTGCTGAGGCCCTTAGAATCCTCAGCAATATTAATGGAACCCAGATGGAATTAAGTGCCACTCCCAAATGCAAATACCCAGACAAATACCTCGACGCTGCAATTCAAACCGGGCTCTTTGATTATGCTCAGGTGCGATTCTACGATGAAGTTGACTGCCAGTATAACGGCAGCTTCGATCCGATGATTACAGCGTGGGATGAATGGGCAGTTAAGGCTAAAGTGGATAAAATATTTGCGGGAGTGCCTGCAAATGAAAGTGATCCAGGTTACGTTGATCCATATCTTCTGGTCAATGGGCCGTTCCTACAACATATTATGACCTCCCCAAAGTTTGGAGGTGTGATGGTGTGGTATGTCTACACTGACCTTCAGTCCGGTTACAGCAGGATCATCAAAAGTTTGAATTCTCCAATTCAAACTGCTCCTTCAGGAGTTGAAGTTGAATAA